The sequence GACGGCAGTCGGACGCCGCCCCGTCATGCCGCCCGACGTCCCCGAGTTCTTCGTCGTCGACAACGTTCCGTCGGGAAGCCCGCCGACCTACCGGCCCTCGCTGCTGGGGGTGGCTCGGCTGCATTACATCGACAAGAAGTCGAGCGTCGATTACTGGGAGACCCTGGCGGTCCAGCGGCCGGTCGGCGACGAGATGCCGGCCGACGTCTGGGAGGGGGGCAAGCACCTGACCAGCCGGATCCCTGTGCTGGACAAGACCCCCGAGACCGGCGCGACGTTCGCCGACCTCCCCTCGGCGATGGCCCGGGCCAAGAACTACGCGGAGTGGACCAAGGACCTGAAGGCGTATCTCTACCGAGACCGTCGACTCACCATCTGGACCTGCCCCGAGTTGAAGGCGTACGGCCGTCCCGAGGAGACCGCCCGCGACTTCCGGGCGCGGCTCGCCCAGGCCGCGCGAGAGAAGCGCGACGCCGAGGTCGAGAAGCTCCGGGCCGCGTTCGGCCCCCGCCGCGCCGACCTGGAGAAGAAGCTCAAGGCCGCCCACGAGGCGCTGGAGAAGGAGCAGGCCAAGGCGTCGAAGTCGGGCTGGGACGCCGCCGTTTCGTTCGGGACCTCAGTCCTGGACGCCTTCACCGGCCGCAAGACCTGGACGAAGACCAACGTGACCAAGGTCGGCAGCGCCGCCAAGGCCGCGAGCAAGGCCATGCGCGAGCGCGGTCAGGTCGGCTCGGCCCAGGACCGGGTCGACGACCTGAACTCGCAGTACGTCGAGCTGGAGACCGAGTTCCAGACCGAGCTTGAGCACATCAAGACCACCCGCAGCCCGGAACTGCTCAAGCTCGTCCCGCTGGAACTCACGCCGCGCAAGTCGGACGTCACCATCGACCAGGTGGTCCTCGCCTGGACGGCCGGCCCGCTGCCGGAGGACGGCGAGGCGTGACCACCGCGGCTCTTCCGATCTCACGCCTTCGCCGAAACGGCCGTCGTCGCCTCGTCCCCGACCATGATATGGGGACGGGGAACGACCGGACGCTGAGCGACGGCCGGCTTGAGGCGGAGCTTCATGAACGGCCGTTCGATCAACCGCAGGCTGACGCCGGCGAAGACCAGCGCAACGGCCCACGAGATCAGGAAGTGCGTCACCACGTTGAGGTGCGGCCGGAACGCCACCATGATCATCAACTGGATCGGGTACGCGTACAGGTACAGGCCGTACGAATAGTCGCCGGTCCAGTTCAGCTTCGCCGCCCGGGCGCCTGGCCGGAACGCGGCGAAGAGCAGGGCGTAAGCCCCGAAGACGGGGAAGGCCAGATTCATCACCCGGTACGGCCAGGTCTGGTAGGAGACCATCGCTCCGCCGAGCCAGGCGAGGGCCGCGAACGAGACGGCCATCCAGCCCCAGGAGACCCGGATCTTGTCTCGGAGGGCGTAGGCTACCGTCCCCGACAGGAAGCAGGTCAGAAGCCTGGGGTGCTGCCCTTCGATGCCCGCCTGGACCCCCAGGGTGATCGAGGCGATGTAGACCCCCCACGCGGCCAGCCACATCGCCGCCACGGACCAGCGTCGGCGGAGCAGGCCGGCCGCTCCGACCATGCCGATAAACAGGTAGTAATAGAAGTCGTAGCGAATCGTCCAGAGCGAGCCGTTCACACCCAGTTCGCGAAAGTCGAGCCAGAGGGCCGGAATCGCCAGGCCTGCGAACGTGGCTTCGGGCGGTCGCCTGATCCCTCGGGCCGCGAGCCAAGGCGCTGCGACCAGGCTGGTGAAGGCGACCGCCGCGAAGAAGGCCGGATAGATCCGAGTCGCCCGGCGTGTCAGGAAGTCCCCCCACCCGCGCGACCCCGCCCAACTCGCCGCGACCAGGAAGCCGCTCAGGACGAAGAACGCATCGACCGCCATCCCACCCATCGTGTACTGGCCGGAGGTCAACTTGATCATCGGGTCGTGGCTGATCGAGAGGCCGTGCATGCGCAGGGAGTGCGACAGGACGACCGTCGACGTCAGTACGAATCGCAACAGCCCCACCGCGTTGTCGCGGTCGCCCCGCGGCCGTTCCAGCGTTGTATATGTTTTC comes from Paludisphaera rhizosphaerae and encodes:
- a CDS encoding acyltransferase family protein, encoding MKTYTTLERPRGDRDNAVGLLRFVLTSTVVLSHSLRMHGLSISHDPMIKLTSGQYTMGGMAVDAFFVLSGFLVAASWAGSRGWGDFLTRRATRIYPAFFAAVAFTSLVAAPWLAARGIRRPPEATFAGLAIPALWLDFRELGVNGSLWTIRYDFYYYLFIGMVGAAGLLRRRWSVAAMWLAAWGVYIASITLGVQAGIEGQHPRLLTCFLSGTVAYALRDKIRVSWGWMAVSFAALAWLGGAMVSYQTWPYRVMNLAFPVFGAYALLFAAFRPGARAAKLNWTGDYSYGLYLYAYPIQLMIMVAFRPHLNVVTHFLISWAVALVFAGVSLRLIERPFMKLRLKPAVAQRPVVPRPHIMVGDEATTAVSAKA